In the Kitasatospora terrestris genome, one interval contains:
- a CDS encoding SIS domain-containing protein, which yields MSDPQTLPGPRVPGRCMAAEMAEQPAVLRRILDEGAPKIREIAAGIAARNPRFVLLTARGTSDNAALYAKYLVEVLLGKPAGLTSMSTTTAYGAKPDLRDCLVITVSQSGGSPDLVASTKAAREAGAITLAVTNNAGSPLAEVSEFHIDVLAGPEKALPATKTYTAELLALYLFVEGLRGGDGAAAKDLPELAAGVLDRQAEVKALAERYRFAQRLVITSRGYGYPTAREAALKLMETTYIPATPFSGADLLHGPLAMVDNVSPVIAIVPEGKGGEALQPVLDRLRGRGADLVVVGQQEQVDAASAGFALPAGVSEEVQPILEILPLQLLAYEVTIARGQDPDAPRALAKVTETR from the coding sequence ATGTCCGACCCGCAGACCCTCCCCGGCCCCCGCGTCCCGGGCCGCTGCATGGCGGCGGAGATGGCCGAGCAACCGGCCGTCCTCCGGCGCATCCTCGACGAGGGCGCCCCGAAGATCCGCGAGATCGCGGCCGGGATCGCGGCCCGCAACCCGCGCTTCGTCCTGCTGACCGCGCGCGGCACCTCGGACAACGCCGCGCTGTACGCGAAGTACCTGGTCGAGGTCCTGCTCGGCAAGCCGGCCGGCCTCACCTCGATGTCCACCACCACCGCGTACGGCGCCAAGCCGGACCTCCGCGACTGCCTGGTGATCACCGTCAGCCAGTCCGGCGGCTCGCCCGACCTGGTGGCCTCCACCAAGGCCGCCCGCGAGGCCGGGGCGATCACCCTCGCGGTGACCAACAACGCCGGCTCCCCGCTGGCCGAGGTCTCCGAGTTCCACATCGACGTGCTGGCCGGCCCGGAGAAGGCGCTGCCCGCCACCAAGACCTACACGGCCGAGCTGCTCGCCCTGTACCTCTTCGTCGAGGGCCTGCGCGGCGGCGACGGCGCGGCCGCCAAGGACCTGCCGGAGCTGGCCGCGGGCGTGCTGGACCGGCAGGCCGAGGTCAAGGCGCTGGCCGAGCGCTACCGCTTCGCGCAGCGCCTGGTCATCACCTCGCGCGGCTACGGCTACCCGACCGCCCGCGAGGCGGCGCTGAAGCTGATGGAGACCACCTACATCCCGGCCACCCCGTTCTCCGGCGCCGACCTGCTGCACGGCCCGCTGGCCATGGTCGACAACGTCTCGCCGGTGATCGCGATCGTCCCGGAGGGCAAGGGCGGCGAGGCCCTCCAGCCGGTGCTGGACCGCCTGCGCGGCCGCGGCGCGGATCTGGTGGTGGTCGGCCAGCAGGAGCAGGTGGACGCCGCCTCCGCCGGCTTCGCGCTCCCCGCCGGGGTGTCCGAGGAGGTGCAGCCGATCCTGGAGATCCTGCCGCTGCAGCTGCTCGCGTACGAGGTCACCATCGCCCGCGGGCAGGACCCGGACGCGCCGCGCGCCCTGGCCAAGGTCACCGAGACCCGCTGA
- a CDS encoding extracellular solute-binding protein has protein sequence MKRQVFAALATAALLATATGCGSGSPSEKGAGSAPDPKAMTGTVTVWLMNEAQTSWPELVQQVNDEFAAKYPKVQLKLSYQTWADKINNLDAALKDGNAPDVVELGNTETMKYILSGALAPVDRTSFDNSDAWIKGLVNTCSYQDKLYCVPYYAGARVGIYNAQMFQDATGSPDFPKTEEDLLSALDKLQSKNKGNAGFSPVYLPGPYWYAAMSYVAAYDGAIARFDNGGRWHGTLHDPKSQQGIQHFVDLVKKYNKGDWKVNEANQATVLGRQKAAMIYGNGWEISTAIAPISGEPKLKDALKVVGMPGPNGKPLPSFIGGSDLAITAKSQSAALAAEWIRMFTSTKSQQVLVNKDTLPNNLTQLAPLKDKATTAAAANAVPDAWFTPLAPGWGAIEKQNVLVSMLNDILKGKSVDEATKEADARIDQLINNPS, from the coding sequence GTGAAGCGTCAGGTATTCGCCGCGCTCGCCACCGCGGCCCTGCTGGCCACCGCCACGGGTTGCGGGTCCGGGAGCCCGTCGGAGAAGGGGGCGGGCAGCGCACCCGACCCCAAGGCGATGACCGGCACCGTGACCGTGTGGCTGATGAACGAGGCCCAGACCAGCTGGCCCGAGCTCGTGCAGCAGGTCAACGACGAGTTCGCCGCCAAGTACCCCAAGGTCCAGCTCAAGCTCAGCTACCAGACCTGGGCCGACAAGATCAACAACCTGGACGCGGCCCTCAAGGACGGCAACGCCCCCGACGTGGTCGAGCTCGGCAACACCGAGACCATGAAGTACATCCTCAGCGGCGCGCTCGCCCCGGTGGACCGGACCTCCTTCGACAACTCCGACGCGTGGATCAAGGGCCTGGTCAACACCTGCAGCTACCAGGACAAGCTCTACTGCGTCCCCTACTACGCGGGCGCCCGGGTCGGCATCTACAACGCGCAGATGTTCCAGGACGCGACCGGCAGCCCCGACTTCCCCAAGACCGAGGAAGACCTGCTCTCCGCGCTGGACAAGCTGCAGTCGAAGAACAAGGGCAACGCCGGGTTCTCCCCGGTCTACCTGCCCGGCCCGTACTGGTACGCCGCGATGTCCTACGTCGCCGCCTACGACGGCGCCATCGCCCGCTTCGACAACGGCGGCCGCTGGCACGGCACCCTGCACGACCCCAAGTCCCAGCAGGGCATCCAGCACTTCGTCGACCTGGTGAAGAAGTACAACAAGGGCGACTGGAAGGTGAACGAGGCCAACCAGGCCACCGTGCTCGGCCGGCAGAAGGCCGCCATGATCTACGGCAACGGCTGGGAGATCTCCACCGCCATCGCGCCGATCTCCGGCGAGCCCAAGCTCAAGGACGCGCTCAAGGTCGTCGGCATGCCCGGCCCGAACGGCAAGCCGCTGCCCTCCTTCATCGGCGGCTCCGACCTCGCGATCACCGCGAAGTCGCAGTCCGCGGCGCTCGCCGCCGAGTGGATCCGGATGTTCACCTCGACCAAGTCCCAGCAGGTCCTGGTCAACAAGGACACCCTGCCCAACAACCTCACCCAGCTGGCGCCGCTGAAGGACAAGGCCACCACCGCCGCCGCGGCCAACGCGGTGCCGGACGCCTGGTTCACCCCGTTGGCCCCGGGCTGGGGCGCGATCGAGAAGCAGAACGTCCTGGTGAGCATGCTCAACGACATCCTCAAGGGAAAGTCGGTCGACGAGGCCACCAAGGAGGCCGACGCCAGGATCGACCAACTGATCAACAACCCGTCGTGA